Within the Eleginops maclovinus isolate JMC-PN-2008 ecotype Puerto Natales chromosome 13, JC_Emac_rtc_rv5, whole genome shotgun sequence genome, the region TATTTAGACATATTGTATCCAGCAAGCACTCTCACAGATTCACAATAGTAAGCTGAAGTGATACTCATCTGTAGATACATTATTACCCCTTACATTGTTAcccaaaaatatacaaaaataataagttTCATTTCTAATCATCTGTACTTGAGTTTTTTAGAAACCAAAAAATATATGGCAATTGGAAAAAATCTTTGATCTAGCTCTTTATTGAGTTAATCCTAAAATCTGGTTAAtgttaaacctttaaaaaaaatacatttcaagtcAGGATTTTGGCTCTCTAGTCACACaatttttttcagcatttttggGCCTCCCCCCCCCTTCCGAGTCATTCCACAGTAATCGTTTTACAGTTTAACTAAGcttatgtttttgaaaatacTAGTCTATAATGATCAATATGACATGCCAGTTTTAGTGAAAGGTTATTAGTACTACTCGtatgacagaaataaagaataaaaatcaAGCACGACAAAACAAGATGGACACTTTAGAGAAAACaagagctgctgaatatctAGCCCAGCCGACTGACGAAATGTTAAAAACACGTTTCATTGACAGGTTTGTCTTCTCTGTTTTAAACAGCAAGTACTAGGCTACAGCAACTTTTTGGTTGGACCAGAATAGTTCATCAAGCCTGGTTTGTGACTTCAAAGCTGGCTGCCTGGTCGATGAGCGACTCTTCAGAAACATCCTCAATGGACGTCTCTGCGTTCTGCTGCACTTCCTCTTCCACCGTCTGTTCTTCACTTGCCTCGCTGGGGGGTGCGGCTTCTAATTCACTTGtggctttatttttgttgactGAACCTTTAGGGCGGCCCAGTTTCCGTGGGGGGTCAGCATCACTTTTTGGGGGACGGCCCCTTTTTCTTGGGGGTTCAACATTGGGGCTAGGTGGCGAGGAAGAAGAGGCAGGGAAATTCTTGCGTAGGTGAGCGCCTTTTTTGGACTCTGTCTTGCGAGGTCGGCCACGGTTCTTGGGAGGGGTTGGTGAAGACTCCTCAGGAGGATCGGGACGCGGGTATTTCCTGGGCCTTCCCAGCGGCTTCCATACTCGTGGCTTGTTCAGCTCCTCTGCTGACGGCCGGGGATATTTCCTTGGTCTTCCTCTTGTGGCTGGTTCTTTTCTCGGTCGACCACGCTTCCCTTTGTTGGCTCGGCCTACCTTAGCTTGTACCTTATATGCAACAGGTTTCTTATTAGGAGAGCCTTTTGGTCGACCCCTTCCCCTCTTTTCATCTCCGCTCTcctgttcaatactttttctgGGCCTTCCCCTCCCTCTATGCGACTTCTTTGAGATGCCATTTGATGCTCCCTCAACCTTCCTGGGCCGACCTCTCTTCTTCACTGCTTCCTGCCTGGGTTTCTTATTAGGAGAGCCTGATTCACTCGGACTCTCGGATTCACTCGGACTCTCTGATTCACCCGGACTCTCGGATTCACTCGGACTCTCTGACTTGCGCTTCGTGGATCCTTTTGGTCGACCCCTTTGTCTTTTTGGTGTATCAACCTTTGCAGGGGTGCTGAGAGACTTACGTGGCCTGCCTCTTTTCTTAGGAGAATGTTCTGACGTAGCACCATCTTCATCACTGGCCTGTTTCTGGGACCCTGAATCGTCGGCATTGTTGTCTCCTGATCCTTGCTGCTCTGTGGGTTTAATGAGTTTCGGACGTCCCCTTCCTCTCGGGGTCTGTGGTGGTCCACCATTAGAAATGCCCGAAACCATTAGGTTGACGTCGGTAACTCCAACCTTCAGCTTTTTTGCACCTTTTGGCCTTCCCCTTCCTCTTTTAGATGGACTGTCATTGGTCATTTCTACACTAGGCTCTTCCTCATTGGGCGCCACATCTCCTTCTGCCGTCTCGGTCGTTATTGTTTCTTCTTCCATGCTGTTGCCGTCAGCTTGGACTGCTTCTTTCAGGTTTGCACCTGTAAAATTAAGATTCAAAAGAacaatttatatataattaattacACGTTCCTGTACATTAATGATTTAGAAAGACTTAAGTTATACATTATTAATACCCTGGTTGCAGAGAGGCCAAAACctgcattttataattatttccATGACCAAATTATGAATTTGAATCAAGCACCCACTCTCATTTCGTTCCAAAGTCCTTATTTAGTCtgaaaaaatgtctaaaaaactTAAGAGTGAGAATTTACAATGCGCtaattgagaaataaaaaaaactggaacCAGGAAAAGTGGGTATTTACATGAACtcagaggcagagaagagaGAATGTGAGCTTTCGCTGCCACAGTTTAGGCAGCCCCTACTGGAAATACTTTACATATTCCCTCAGGACACATTAACACCATTTACCAGCAGAATGGtggtaaaatatgcaaaaagcTAGTACATTTGATGTATTCAACAGCCCCCTTCCCCCTTAAAAACCCAATGAGTTGATACGGAGTGGTTGGTAAAACTTGATTTCATTAGCCTTGGGCAAGTGGACTATATGGTCAATTTTTCACCCTTGATCAATTTAAAGAagctttaaaatgatctttatatcagaaaaaatatacaattattaaaatgtttaaaggaaAACTCACATTTCTGCTAAGAAATAATACCattactctttaaaaaaaaggggggggggtatgggatatatacagtatacgtAGACAAAATATTCAGAAGAATAATAGACACAAACATGATAATACATGTtaataaaacgtttttaaaaacgTGTTAAAATATTAGTAGACCAGTTTTATTTACaactgtttttttacatttatttaacggACTACGATATTGCAGCGGCGGGAAGGTGCACAGATATTAAAGGAACCCAACAATAACATGCACATGATAATCACTGTGTTCCTGTAAACTGcgtatttaaaatacaattaaaagatgtgaaaattattttttaaatcataagaATCTCATTCCTTCTGGGCTGTATTCAAAGCACCAAAGATTTGGTTAAATTTAAGGCCTTAACAATCACTGTGACTGTACCAGATTGTTTTCCAGGTAATAGTCAGCTTCAACATCCACGGTGATGGAAATAGTATCTAGCGGGGTGAAGCAGAACAATTCAGTAATTAACAGAGTGCATGAACACAAACCTCACCTTAGAGAAATCTTCTGCAGgaatttatcttatttttcatAAATGCACCGATACCCCACACAGCCCGTGAAGTAAAGTCCGCGCGTATTGTTGCTGTGATGGCTGTTTAAATTTGCGACCATTTCCGGTCGTCCGAGATGTTAAGGAGTCCCTGAAGGAAACAGTAGCAGAGTTTCAGTTCCGCTTCAGCAGCGACCCCTCTGACTTCCAGACACACATTGTGATACCACTAACCACATTTGCTACTTTAGTTAGTTAAATATTTTACCTGCAGCCCCAATACAGCATAGTCATCCCCCTGTGATTATTTTAGTTCAATACACTTCAttgtaaataattattttgttgtatatatacGTTTTACCTTTATAATTTCTATAATTTCAACTGTTTTatagtttaattttttttaatatttaacagaGAACAGAGCACATGAACATGCAGATGAGTGTATACAAACAATTAAAGTACATGTATACTACATTCATAATATTTAATTACCGTTTATATCAAATGCACACATATAAACCCACAATTGTATActtgaagatttaaaaaaaaagcagtacaCATTAGATTAACCAACGGTGCAGTCAAACTGCCACAAggtatttaattaaaataatctaGGAAATACTGCCATGTCTTTTAGTATTTTTTAGCACGTCATCTCCTCCAATTGCAAGTGTGTCATTACATCTCTCATCCAACATACCTTTAGattaacatcatattttaagtAGATACTTTGGTCTctacaaaatgcatttattctCAAACTTCCGCTTCTGAGAGATGAAATCCCCTTGTCAAATTAAATACCTTTATGTTTCCAATAATCATAAAAGGAGTAGGCCTAATCCCATTATAATAATCAAACTCTCCACACACCAAGAGCTGTAGCAGACCACAAAGGAGCGTGACTTACTTCACAGGTTTCTGTGTTTTGGAAGTCCAAGTGGGATGGGAGTCAGTATGTGCATGACACAAGAAACATCAGGCGCATATATTTCAGTTCAAAGAGGCCTTTTATTTACATGACTATATGAGAAAGTGATGGAAACGAAAGTGGCTGACAAGTATGCCCTACAATATGGAAAGTAAACCTCAAGAACACgttatttttttttccagaaagagcaataaaaaaaatgcagaaaagacAGATTGTATTGAGTTACACGATACTGGGACAGAGGCTCGCCCTGATGTCGTGTCGGGCTTTTTGCTCTTTATGGTTTcactgttctttattttttacaaaattaCTTTGGACTTATTTATTCCTTCACGTCTTTCCACAGCAACCATCTTATAGATACAGCCCATCCAACATACACTACCATCTGaaagctaaataaaaactgGGTGTCAGCCTATAATAATAAACTCAACATGCCAGTTTAAGTAAAAGGTTATTAGTACTACTCATCAGGGTTTCCGCTAGGACTTTTTCTTGCCGGTCAAGTGTccagaaataatttattttaccgGACAAATTCGAAACTTACCGGTCATGTTTCAATAACAAATGCAACTATAATGTTAACAAGTATTTTCCCCGACCCCCGAACGCTAGAGGCTGATTAAGCCCTTGCTCTTCGcgggtaaaatatgcctgtagaaaacggctgCACAATAAGATAGCAACAGGTGGTCAAGATAGTAAGATTAGCTTGGGCTGccatgctaacatcacctgtcttaTACCAGAGcaactttcataacagcgtcAATTCAAACTGAACACATTCACTATGAACCATGGCATTCTGGAAAAAAGGATAAGGTTTGagaagtagttctttaattcaatctggcttCGCATGACTAAAAGCATGCCGATCATCGACCCGACGGTCCccgactgttgttgttgttgcgagcggcgttggggagaaaatcagcgacgtaaacggtgatgtcatgacgcagcaccagtaAAGTAACGTAGCAGTCAAAAGACAAATGCATAGGGATACGATATCTAAGTGATGTATGAGCATTATTACCGGACATTTTGACCGGCAGGTTTTGAATTTACCggtttattatacattttaccagctaaaaAAACGGTAATTAACGGCTAACAGAAACCCTGCTACTCATGACAGaaataaagtactttaaaaataaaataaaaatcaagcaCGATAAAACAAGATGGACACTTTAGAGAAAACaagagctgctgaatatctAGCCCAGCCGACTGACGAAATGTTAAAAACACGTTTCATTGACAGGTTTGTCTTCTATGTTTTAAACAGCAAGTACTACAGCAACTTTTTGGTCGGACCAGAATAGTTCATCAAGTCTGGTTTGTGACTTCAAAGCTGGCTGCCTGGTCGATGAGCGACTCTTCAGAAACATCCTCAATGGACGTCTCTGCGTTCTGCTGCACTTCCTCTTCCACCGTCTGTTCTTCACTTGCCTCGCTGGGGGGTGCGGCTTCTAATTCACTTGtggctttatttttgttgactGAACCTTTAGGGCGGCCCAGTTTCCGTGGGGGGTCGGCATCACTTTTTGGGGGACGGCCCCTTTTTCTCGGGGGTTCAACATTGGGGCTAGGTGGCGAGGAAGAAGAGGCAGGGAAATTCTTGCGTAGGTGAGCGCCTTTTTTGGACTCTGTCTTGCGAGGTCGGCCGCGGTTTCTGGGAGGGGTTGGTGAAGACTCCTCAGGAGGATCGGGACGTGGGTATTTCCTGGGCCTTCCCAGCGGCTTCCATACTCGTGGCTTGTTCAGCTCCTCTGCTGACGGCCGGGGATATTTCCTTGGTCTTCCTCTTGTGGCTGGTTCTTTTCTCGGTCGACCACGCTTCCCTTTGTTGGCTCGGCCTACCTTAGCTTGCACCTTATATGCAACAGGTTTCTTATTAAGAGAGCCTTTTGGTCGACCCCTTCTCCTCTTTTCATCTCCGCTCTcctgttcaatactttttctgGGCCTTCCCCTCCCTCTATGCGACTTCTTTGAGATGCCATTTGATGCTCCCTCAACCTTCCTGGGCCGACCTCTCTTCTTCACGGCTTCCTGCCTGGGTTTCTTATTAGGAGAGCCTGATTCACTCGGACTCTCTGACTTGCGCTTCGTGGATCCTTTTGGTCGACCCCTTTGTCTTTTTGGTGTATCAACCTTTGCAGGGGTGCTGAGAGACTTACGTGGCCTGCCTCTTTTCTTAGGAGAAAGTTCTGTCGTAGCACCATCTTCATCACTGGCCTGTTTCTGGGACCCTGAATCGTCAGCATTGTTGTCTCCTGATCCTTGCTGCTCTGTGGGTTTAATGAGTTTCGGACGTCCCCTTCCTCTCTGGGTCTGTGGGGGTCCACCGTTAGAAATGCCTGAAACCATTAGGTTGACGTCGGTAACTCCGACTTCTAGCTTCTTTGCACCTTTTGGCCTTCCCCTTCCTCTTTTAGATGGACTGTCATTGGTCATTTCTACACTAGGCTCTTCCTCATTGGGCGCCACATCACCTTCTGCCGTCTCGGTCGTTATTGTTTCTTCTTCCATGCTGTTGCCGTCAGCTTGGACTTGGGTCAGGTCTGCACCTGTAAATGTAAGATAGAAAAGGACAAAGTAAATCATCTTCTGGGTACATTCAACAAAGAAGGGGTGCGCAATCTATCTAACATACTCATTGTTTTGCATCTTGTGCTAAGAGGTATGTAGTAAATGACAATATCTTAAGCATTGAGTACAACCATTAATtgtagattttttattttagcttttcCTGAAGTACCAATCTGACTTCAAAATGACAGAAGCTGTATTTGAATAGAGAACTAATGAAAAATGTTGAGATACATATTTCTcaatgaaacatattttcttttcttgaacTAAGACTACGGAAATATGTTACAGACCATTGTAACTATACACCAATAACAATGGTGAAGTTTCTGATAGATATGttaatatataatgtaatatgtTAAAGTATACATTTTGAATGGTGGGTCTGTATCTAATGGGTTTAATCACTTACACTAATGCACTTCTGTGTCCCAATTATTTTCTAAGAGAAGGCGATAATTAAAAtcgttatatatatattattgcaAATGTCTAATAATTAGTCATGACAAAGGCTTAACCAACCCACTTATAACATCTTTTGAATGCtatttatttcataaataaatattgttaatgaaaaatattttattgaaaatagaaatagatttcaattttttttgcaaaaagaaaatccaggggAGAAATACAATCTACAAAAATAGACCTAGAGTGCCGAGTAAGATGTAATACAggtgttgacatttaaaaaaaaaagtttttatgGAAAGCGATAAATAGAAATTAACTTGTGTTTTCCGTATTATTATTAAAGGATGAGTTGGCACGGCTGCGTCTATTTACTGGATTACAATTATCCAACGGCGGGAAGTCGTAGCGATAGTAAAGGAGGCTAACaataacatgcaaataaaaatgaatgtgtgttctTAGTATGCATATATTTACACATctaaaaatatttaattcataaaaattaaaaaaacttaTGAGCCTCGTGCCTTTTCCACTGTACCCTTATAAcaacatgtgtttaaatgtaggGCCTTAACTGTCGCTTTGACTCTGGACAAGATTGTTTTCCAGGTAATAGTCAGCTTCAAAATCGACGGCAAAGGAAATAGTAGCTAGCGAtgtgaagcagaaaataatcagcaattGACAGAGTGCATACCTGCAAACCTCACCTTATAGAAATCTTCTGTAggattttatcttatttttcattaaattagTCTTACCCCACACAGCCCGTGAAGTAAAGTCCGCGCGTATTGTTGTTCTGATGGCTGTTTAAATTTGCGACCACTTCCGGTCGTCCGTGACTTTAAGGAGTCCCTGAAGGAAACAGTAACGCAGAGTTTCAGTTCCGCTTCAAAATGAATTCGATCAGGCGCTTCTTGAAGTGTCCGACCTCCATATGGAAGTTtaattatttcacattatttatttcactcaGTCATGGTTTTTATATATCATCTATAATAtcctcagttttttttaattattcgATAAACAAGTGCTTTTTGGATTCATCTTCGTCAGTTATTCCACCGACTTGGTCACTTTATAATTATGCTCATGCTTATGATTTTATGAATGTATTATTacgtgttttttaaattgtttctctctctgtgtcgtTGGTTTTAACTTCATTTCGTTATATGTGTGTTATTATATGTTCAGTTTTAATAAGCTCTTTGTAACTGTGTTTTcaaggcgctatataaataaaggagGATGACACCTTAGTACATATctgcagtaaaatgtatttcattaacTCATTGTTAAGCAGTGCATGACCTGCCATATATTACAACATCTTAGTGggaaaaatacatgtattataaAAAGGTGGTGATGCAACAACTGTAAATAACGTTGGTTTACTTTTAATATAAAGATTCATTAAAGAAAAGGTTGTTTGACAGAGTCACTAATATCTAAAGAAGTTAATTTATCAAGAAGATTTATGAGGCCAGTGAATCATTTTCCTGGCAAAAACAAATCCCAGGATTATGGGGAACAAACTTAAATTATAAACATGTTctcataaaacataaacaaaagtgTAAAACTTTATGTGAAAGGTACTTATTTATTACATTGAGGTACACCAACATGTGCTAAAGAAAGGAtggtttatcttttctttttatttaatttacctGAAGACAGTAAATCTTTTAGGTGTTATTGCTTATTACAGGATATTTTTCGTGAACTTGTATTTGAAGAGCTGATGAGCTGATGCAAAATCTTTAATCTTCTGTAAAGGTCACTTTGTTGTCTCATTAGGTCgtatatgaaaaaataaacttcagGTACTTACATTTCAGTTTAAGCAGAATTTATTTACACGACAATGACAGATGGGGACGAAAATGCTGATGGCTGACAACAgctttagtttatatttttcaaaGTGAGATATGCttaatagaaaagaaaatattacaCTTCAGGGTTTTGCTGGAACAGACTCAGATGCTTGTGGtcatacaaacataaaatgtatacaaGTTTTAAATGGAAAGCAACTTAATCACTTATCATCACGTACATATCAACAGTCTCATATCACATGGAAGTAGTCTAAGTACCTTAAAGTTAATTTAAGcaatataaagaataaaaaagtaaagttcTAGGAAAGAAAGTCCTTGATGAGTTTTAAAAAACTCAcataacaaaacacactttattgatcccataTGGAAAACAATCAACTCACGTTCCTCTACCAACTAAAATAGGCTTACTACTGTATAGTTTTATATCCTAAATACTATTTACTTgaatattatatgtattattttggaTCTGTCTTCCATCAGTAGCTGTTTTAGCCAGGTTTATTCAGCATTGTTTTAGCTTCCTCTTGTCTTTCCTGTTCTTCTCCACAGAGGGGAACCACAttgacaaagaaagaaaaataaatggggaaaaaaggctttaaaaaaaaggcaaatcaGAGAGGCAGATTATGTTGCAGAGTGGATATGGGGGTGGAGTATGAGGTAAGGGCAGATTGATGAGGTCAATAAGAAGAATGCAAGACGAGAGAAAGCAATATGCAAATGGTGTTTATATGACTGTGAGGGGAGCCAGAGAGGCTGTCGGTtcaaaagagggagagggaggctgAGAGGAAATGACAGACGTGGccggaggaaaggaaaggagcgTTTGAGAAAGACAACCCTGAGAGACGGCGAGCTGAACCCGCTGCCCCGACTCAACCCTCCTCCTACCCCCCCTCCCTGTGTGCTTTGCCATGGTTACCAGACAGGGCTCCCAATGCAGCcagttaatgtgtttttcagcgGCAGGAGCGAGCTGGGTACTAATGTGTCTCAGTCCGTCTCCTGCACAATCAATGTCAACCGTCCTGGGATGCACAAATACATGGAGGGGCTGAGAGCCAGGGAACACTGAGCCCCCTGGCTGAGAGTCAGGGCGACAGACTGCAAGAGGACagcatcattttcatttattcaacTGAAAATGCTGGCTTTAGCTTTGTTAAGCAGTCAGAaaatattatgtatattttttgtaaaagccagatattaaaatgatcattacTTTATTGATTTACCTCCAATTAAATCTgatttgaaagcaaaaatatgttCTACATCGCTTACAAACCACAAAACGCCAGTATGGACAGTAATAGAAAACAATtgatcatgtttttaaaaacccatTCGAGTATTTATTGGATTTACATGgtatacaacaacaacatgtttttaccATTTGTAGAATTTTATTGACATATTTCCATCAAAAAGAGAAGATCCAGAAAGTGcaaatcattcattcataagtATCATCATAATGTTAAGCTGCAACAAGTATTTGATAATGAATTAGTAGATCCACAGAAGAAGTATTTTTCTagtttcactattttctgacatcttATACAGCAAAATATTAATAGAGTTATTGGGGAAATCATCAGCAGTTGGAGCCCAGTGAAAAGTCCCTTTTATTTAATCAACATATTTCCCTTTGAAATCCAACAACAGCAAATACAAATAACCTATTTAAGTTGATGTCAgctttataatatttataaacaTGAATAGGCATCAAAGTGATGGTTCTTGTTCTACATATAACTATCTTACACTCTTTTGAAGACAGGTCTCGGATGTTGTTGTGGATTTTTATATCTCATGTGAATCATACATCGGGGTCATGAACCTTGGCTGTCTTTTTATTGAACCCTGTAAGTATTCAGCGCACAAAGCCAGCCGAAAGGCACTGCCCCCTCCAGAGAACCACGTAGTCTCCTCCTGGCTCTCCGTGATGTCTGGAAAGTTCAGGGAATTCTCTCCTGATGTGCTCATTCAGTCGATACGGCTCTGCAGATTATTTGTCCTATGTTTCCCATAAtcttatgaaataaaaaatattcatgCCCCCAGATGCAGCTGCATGCGACTTTGTTCCCAAGGACCTCACCTGTGACCTTTCACATCATCACAGGTTAAGGGTCTCAGGGACAATGAAGCACACCGCCAGACAAGCAGCTGATCAATCAGCCTCGTCTGCAGGTCAAATCCAACTAAATGTATCTTCAGTAAACTGTGAAATTATAACATGAAACAAAATCCCATGACgtatgtttgtatgtaaatGACATATTTGACTATTATGAATTATGTTTTTCGTTAGCTTTTCATCCGgacattaaatcaacattttaactAGTGACGGATGCATCACATCTTATATTAAACTAAATCAACCGTTAATGAGTGCCAGAGATGACGTCATATCGGCTGGTTACCGTAGTTTTTTTAATCGATGCAGTCCGACTGTTTCGTCTCGACCAGTCTGCACAAAATGGATTGCATCACATCCTGCGGAGAGAGACATATTTAGTTAGAGTAAATTTTAAACCATCAAAATATCAATTCTCGTTATTCATCCGTTCGCTCCATCGCCACGGCCCGTTTACCGTCCGTCCTCCTGACATAGCCAGCGCCTTCTATCCAGTGCAGCTCTGTGCGGTAAGACATTCAAACAAAATGCCCCCTGCTGGCAGATAGATAGACAAAGACACATGTACGCAGAGGAAAATCCTACAATTTTATGTATAAATCTGGATTTTGCATTTGGGATGAGCAAACGGCCTGTACGAGCGTTAAGCCCTGACAAAGCAGTCATACATTTCCCAAACACGCAGACACTCGCTTCTGCACATGCATGAAACATCCACAGACAGCTGTGCCCGGAGCCGCAGACAACACTGTCGTCTTATATTTCCTACAGGCCCTGTGATCTCACAGGATTATGCAATCACTCCCCCATGACAAAGATGTTCAGCCTTGAGGGAGTAACCCTGATTTACTCTTCACGAGACAAAATAAATGCCACACAAGCCTGACACTGCAGATGCCACATGAAGAATATGAGCCAGGGTCCAAACAACTGGTAAACAGCTGAAAAGCTCCTTTCGCATCACATGCAAGTCTGTGCAGACGACAGCTCCATCGCCTGCCAACGAACCAGAACAATCCATTACTTACTAAATCTGTCCGTGGCCAGGTGCGcacacatgcagacaaacaTGCGACTCCACAAAGGCACACGGAACATGAGGCGTTTTGCTGCCAGTGTGAGGAATCTGactgcctctctgtttcctctttgtctctgtaAGATGTTTTCCTCTGTCCCAGTTTCACGAGCTCCACTGCTGCTCTGAAGAGCACCAGAGACAAAGACCGGAGGATAAAAACCAGAAGCAAGAGAGCGAATGAAGAGAAACGTTCTCATGTTAAAAAACTGAACTGAAGTCAAAAAAGAATGAGCATCAAGGTGGAAACAAATGAAGGAAAGATGGCGGGTGGACGTGGTCAGGCGAATAGCTTGTCTGGATTTGTTAGCCGGCCCGTTAAGTCATTCTGAACTCACTGTTTGCCCTTTCCTGGTGTTCCttacatggacacacacacacatttgtactaATGTCCATgtagataaaacacacacacgcgaacacacacacacacacacacacacacacacacacacacacacacacacacacacacacacacacacacaacacgctCTTACAATGAGTTATTGATCCACTTTCCCTTtcggagaaaaaaaaaagcgacAATTAATCCAGTGGTAAAGAAAATAGCGCTTGATAAA harbors:
- the LOC134874460 gene encoding serine/arginine repetitive matrix protein 1-like; translation: MEEETITTETAEGDVAPNEEEPSVEMTNDSPSKRGRGRPKGAKKLKVGVTDVNLMVSGISNGGPPQTPRGRGRPKLIKPTEQQGSGDNNADDSGSQKQASDEDGATSEHSPKKRGRPRKSLSTPAKVDTPKRQRGRPKGSTKRKSESPSESESPGESESPSESESPSESGSPNKKPRQEAVKKRGRPRKVEGASNGISKKSHRGRGRPRKSIEQESGDEKRGRGRPKGSPNKKPVAYKVQAKVGRANKGKRGRPRKEPATRGRPRKYPRPSAEELNKPRVWKPLGRPRKYPRPDPPEESSPTPPKNRGRPRKTESKKGAHLRKNFPASSSSPPSPNVEPPRKRGRPPKSDADPPRKLGRPKGSVNKNKATSELEAAPPSEASEEQTVEEEVQQNAETSIEDVSEESLIDQAASFEVTNQA